agaaaacatccTTTGTAACTACAGACCTACTTTACAAAGACATCCTAAAAATAAGTTagtaaaaatagaagaaacgATGACCTGATTCTACACATACATCACAAAGTGATGAATGACTGAAGCCGAAATCCTTTCAAGAATATATCAATTTCCTCGACAGATCAATGTCCTCACAAGCAACTGATTCTTATTTTATTGGCCCTGAACCTTGTTCTCATCTACATTCAGATCCCTCTTCCGCAACTCAAAATCATCTCCCTCAGTTGAGACACCCGGAGCTACATTGATAGATTCAGAACCATTTGCTGCCACTGGAGATTTTTCAACTTCTGAGTCCTTGCCCGCAGTCTTCTCCTCCTCAGAAACAGATAGTCCAGAACTAGTGTCAGTCTCAATTGTTTGAAGGGAGTCACCTTCTTCAGCATTCATGTTTGGATGTGCTTCCACCATTGCTACATCCGGCACCACATGCCTCTGCTGGATTGGAACAGCATCACTGATAACACTTCCAGTTCTCTGTCTCTCCCTGTATACCTCCATTTCACTTCTGTACCTCTCTTTATCCTTAAAGCCTTTTTCCTGATAAACCTGAACACCATACGccatgaacaaaagaaaaatataggtAAGTTGAATATCCTTCAAGAAATAAATTGTGAGAATTTTAGATTTTACAGATGAAACTCATAACAAAGAAATGGGGCTTTTCCTCACCGCTTTCTCAGTCTCCGTCAGTTTGTTCCATAATTCACCAATCATCTTACTGATTTCTCTATCCTTTCCAGGATGAAGTAGTTTCAGCCTCGCATGCTGCTCAGCAAAGAAAAAGTTATAGCCACTTCTGTTAGGTTTTGGGTGGGCAGGATCCCGCCTTCTCATCTCTGATTTCTTTCGACGCCTACGGCGGCCTGTGCCTGCTGCTGCAGCATCCCTGGTACTATTATTGGCAAGAAAACCAGAGTATTGTGGCACCTGGCCAACTGAGAGTTCATTAGCATGATACAGAACACCTTTTAGCTGCTGTGTACCAACCATAACACTGACAAGATAACCATGTTCAAATTTTCCATCAATGACACCGACCACAGGACAACCCGTTGGCGGAGATGTACTTGCTGCACCAACAAGCGAGGAAATAATTCAATATCTTCAACATGGTAGGAAACAGCATTGAAGAAAACAAGCAAGATATTATGGATAAATAGATGGCCTGAAACCTTTTATCCACATAAAAAATGAAGCATTAGAGAAGAACAAACCACCAGTTGAGAACTCCACACAACTTTTCCTTCGTTTGACAGTCATACTCGCTTGAGCTTCTGCTGATGGTAGCACTGGTTCAACTGACCTTTGAGGTTGAACTGGCACGGGAGAAGTCTGCAAAGGAACTGCAACAGATATCCCTAACAGTCATTGTAGGTTAAGCACACAACTTTCCTTTCTCCtttacttgttttctttttgacaTTTACGGTAAAGATACATTAACATCTACAATGATACCAAAAGTTCAATATTCTCACCAGCCGGTGGTGAGGTCCAACCTTGGGCTCCAAAGAAGTAGATCTGCTCAAAGTGATGAAGCAAGGAAATGTAGTACTTGCGCAGGACAAAAGATGCATTTGTAGCTGTAGAGGGAAAACTGAAAACAGCGGTTACTTCTTTCCATCTCCTCTCTCTAATGACCTGCATTGTTTTGGAAAAGCAACAAGTAATATGAAATGAGACAACTATATTTTTAACAAGAATGCCATAGACCTAGTTTTCCTTCTTTGGCATCTATTTCCATTCAGCCAACCTTAATTGTCAAGCTAAGTTAGTCCATGTCTTGAAATATGCCACACCAATGAAGTAAAAGGAAACCACCAAGTTTTGGCCGTAAGACAGGTGAGGACTATAAAAAGCCGTAGAATAACAAGCAGACGGAGAGCACAATAGTTCAATTATCCAAAACCCATAGATGAGAAATAACATATACATTGTAATCAAATTATAACAAGAGTTGGTAAAGAACTAGTTACGGTTACATTCAGTTTCATGCCTTCCTGtaccaaaccccaaaccaaAGTGAAAAAGGATCATGGGCCACTAGTTGGTTTGCATCAGGTCTTCATCAAGGCCCTCAGTGGTAGAAGTAAGAATTCTGTTTTTCAACAACTTCCTCCttccccataaaaaaaaaggaggcaaaagaaaaagaacactgtTTTATTGGCAGAAAAACACAGAATCACAGATCAAAGAGATAAAAAGCACTACAAAGTACTTGTTCTTAAAGTTTTATCTGCGGGTAGGTGTGTTGGTCTTATATGGGTCTCTAAGGACTGATCAAACCTGAAAACCTCAGGTCAAAGGGAGTAATGGCTGCAGAAATAACTCAAAAGAGTcgcagaattagaaggttagagGATAAACTCAAACCAGCAATTCAGCCTCAAATTTGGATCCTATGTGAGGTGATGTTGTGCTTTGAATATTCCCCTGATCTGGTGAGAGGTTACAGAGATACAGGCCTTCCAGGCTGCAGCAGGAAACTTATGGAACAAATCAACCACAGGCCTATTCTGGAGGTCTCTAAAATTCCAAACAGCATGCCTCAGATCCGGATTCCCTGGTGATCGAGTGGAGGTTTTGGACAGGGGAATAGATCCCCAGAACTGCAGTTCTATTGGATCTCAGGTTGCAGAGAACAGCAGGCTTGAATCAGCcgtataaaaatagaaaagaaccagCAACAGGTATGAATTGGCTCTCAGACCAGTCACGAATCTTCAGTGGCAGTGTGGGTTGTTTAAGAGCCTCAGAAGAACAATAACTTCAGAGAAGGGCCCGTTGCTTAGTTGCAGGTTAtagaaacaagagagagaatggagatcgattggagaagaagggaaaggaagaaggataGGAGGGGTCTCACACCCATGGTCTCCCACCATAGCTCTCTCACAGGGCAACTGATTCTCTCAGCTAAGCAATAAgcttaatttcttttcttcaaatcGTTGGGGGCTTGGGGCAATAGGGGCccctcttctttatttataatcaactCATCAATAGCTACAAAATAGGCAACTCCCATTGGTGTGGAGATTTTGCTTGGCTGCGAATAcaactgaaaaagaaactaaCTCCTAAATAGTAACTtgctggaaaatagaaactctaacaATCAAGCTATTGACTCAATAGCCATACAAGATAATAGAAAgtactgaaatagaaactaagggAAATAGCAACTAAACAATATTGCAGCTAAAGATATGATATTGGCAGCATTTAATATTCCACTCCAGCTGACCATATGGGGTTCATAACTAAAGCTAAACAGCACATCgatcactgttcacatgaacagtaacacATGGgcaattttcttctttaaactGCATCAAACACAAATCTGTTTCTCATTTGCCTTGAGGCCAGTGTACGAATCAATTGTGGTTGGCAGCTTCATTGAAAAATTTAAGATCCATAAGCCATGGTTTACCAACACTTGCTAggtagagaaaaagaagagcagAGGGCTTTCCAGCAAGGTATGTCATACTTCTCAAAGTAAAGATAGATTACCATGTATACAAGttcaaatagaaaaaaggaGCATAAAATTTGTCCTCAAATGAATGCTGCCATAGCTAGACCAGCTCACACAAGAAAAGTATCCAACCTCATTCAACAAGCAATCATGTGACGTTTTCAATTCAGAACCTGAGTTGGCCAGTGTTATATGATTATAGTTAATTTTGCTAAATAACATATTCAATTTCAGCTGCACTGTTGATACTAAAAACAAATGGACATGTCAACCATAATTTACCCCCTTTTTGAAATCTGATTCAATGGTACTTCAAATGACCAGCATCATACAATAGAAAATGGATAATTGGTGGTAAAATGAATTCCAAAACTGACGAACTTCTTATACAATACAGTAATAAGAAAACTGATGGGACCAATTAACCAAACAGAATCAATTATACATAGAGGAAA
The sequence above is a segment of the Telopea speciosissima isolate NSW1024214 ecotype Mountain lineage chromosome 7, Tspe_v1, whole genome shotgun sequence genome. Coding sequences within it:
- the LOC122669712 gene encoding high mobility group B protein 15-like isoform X1 → MGDMVERGRGTEEQGPSCRRDLAMVSSSSACYTSPLPVREAPPNYRPYPSPLAKYQDVIADRKLFMDSLEKLHSTMGTKFMIPIIGGKELDLHRLFVEVTSRGGLEQVIRERRWKEVTAVFSFPSTATNASFVLRKYYISLLHHFEQIYFFGAQGWTSPPAVPLQTSPVPVQPQRSVEPVLPSAEAQASMTVKRRKSCVEFSTGASTSPPTGCPVVGVIDGKFEHGYLVSVMVGTQQLKGVLYHANELSVGQVPQYSGFLANNSTRDAAAAGTGRRRRRKKSEMRRRDPAHPKPNRSGYNFFFAEQHARLKLLHPGKDREISKMIGELWNKLTETEKAVYQEKGFKDKERYRSEMEVYRERQRTGSVISDAVPIQQRHVVPDVAMVEAHPNMNAEEGDSLQTIETDTSSGLSVSEEEKTAGKDSEVEKSPVAANGSESINVAPGVSTEGDDFELRKRDLNVDENKVQGQ
- the LOC122669712 gene encoding high mobility group B protein 15-like isoform X2, with translation MGDMVERGRGTEEQGPSCRRDLAMVSSSSACYTSPLPVREAPPNYRPYPSPLAKYQDVIADRKLFMDSLEKLHSTMGTKFMIPIIGGKELDLHRLFVEVTSRGGLEQVIRERRWKEVTAVFSFPSTATNASFVLRKYYISLLHHFEQIYFFGAQGWTSPPAVPLQTSPVPVQPQRSVEPVLPSAEAQASMTVKRRKSCVEFSTASTSPPTGCPVVGVIDGKFEHGYLVSVMVGTQQLKGVLYHANELSVGQVPQYSGFLANNSTRDAAAAGTGRRRRRKKSEMRRRDPAHPKPNRSGYNFFFAEQHARLKLLHPGKDREISKMIGELWNKLTETEKAVYQEKGFKDKERYRSEMEVYRERQRTGSVISDAVPIQQRHVVPDVAMVEAHPNMNAEEGDSLQTIETDTSSGLSVSEEEKTAGKDSEVEKSPVAANGSESINVAPGVSTEGDDFELRKRDLNVDENKVQGQ